The Bacillus carboniphilus genome contains a region encoding:
- a CDS encoding GNAT family N-acetyltransferase, with protein sequence MNIRKLELDEKPPIDLLLLADPSHMIVERYIERGDCYIAEKEGEAIGVYVLLPTKPNTIELVNVAVKETYQKQGFGKQLVLDALKQAALCGFKTVEVGTGNSSIEQLALYQKCGFRIKSVDSDFFVKHYPQVIYENGIQCRDMVRLSIEL encoded by the coding sequence ATGAATATTAGAAAGCTAGAATTAGATGAAAAACCACCTATTGATTTGCTTTTATTAGCTGATCCTTCTCATATGATTGTGGAAAGATATATAGAAAGAGGGGACTGCTATATCGCTGAAAAGGAGGGTGAGGCTATTGGTGTTTATGTGTTGCTTCCGACAAAGCCAAACACGATTGAGCTAGTAAACGTTGCAGTGAAAGAAACATATCAAAAACAAGGGTTTGGTAAACAATTAGTATTAGATGCTCTTAAACAGGCTGCTTTATGTGGGTTTAAAACAGTTGAAGTAGGAACAGGAAATTCGAGTATTGAACAACTAGCACTCTATCAAAAGTGTGGTTTTAGAATAAAGAGTGTAGATAGCGATTTTTTTGTTAAGCATTATCCACAAGTTATATATGAAAATGGAATCCAATGTCGAGATATGGTCCGGTTATCTATAGAGCTTTGA
- a CDS encoding nucleotidyltransferase family protein — MVIKSENDIIQLVEKDQWMMDIIRSVKRLQLPDWWICAGFVRSKIWDVQQGFTERTKLPDVDVIYYDKSNTDEKTEKKIRRKTINDST; from the coding sequence TTGGTTATCAAAAGTGAAAACGATATTATTCAACTGGTTGAAAAAGATCAGTGGATGATGGATATCATAAGGTCTGTAAAGAGACTGCAATTACCGGATTGGTGGATATGCGCTGGTTTTGTTCGCTCAAAGATTTGGGATGTTCAGCAGGGGTTCACGGAGAGGACGAAGCTCCCAGACGTAGATGTGATTTACTATGATAAAAGTAATACCGATGAAAAAACAGAAAAAAAGATTAGAAGAAAAACTATCAACGATTCAACCTAA
- a CDS encoding Crp/Fnr family transcriptional regulator has product MEHKLFKYMTEFTSLRVEQQQAIMEDIQIKEYKKGTVLLTQEDVPRKCYFVLKGCIRQYSINEEGKEFTSNFYTEDQAIANFNRYKKEKQSEYYLTCLEDCILVVGDLDTEEKMYKKYAGLETMTRKMVEKNLGEVQDEFAEFIATTPEKRFKTLLQKRPELINRVPQYQLASYLGMTPESLSRIKKRVSDGKVM; this is encoded by the coding sequence ATGGAGCACAAACTGTTTAAATATATGACAGAATTTACTTCACTTCGTGTTGAACAGCAACAAGCGATTATGGAAGATATCCAAATAAAAGAGTATAAAAAAGGAACCGTTCTCCTTACACAAGAAGATGTTCCTAGAAAATGTTATTTTGTGTTAAAAGGTTGTATTAGACAATACTCAATTAATGAAGAAGGAAAAGAGTTTACTTCGAATTTCTATACAGAAGACCAAGCAATTGCAAATTTTAATCGTTATAAGAAAGAGAAACAATCAGAATATTATTTGACATGTTTAGAAGACTGTATTTTGGTTGTTGGCGATCTCGATACAGAAGAGAAAATGTACAAGAAATACGCTGGGCTCGAAACGATGACACGTAAAATGGTCGAAAAAAATTTAGGTGAAGTTCAAGATGAATTTGCTGAATTCATTGCTACAACTCCTGAAAAACGGTTTAAGACTCTCTTACAAAAAAGACCCGAACTAATCAATCGTGTACCTCAATATCAGTTAGCAAGTTATTTAGGAATGACACCAGAGTCATTAAGCAGAATTAAGAAGAGAGTTTCAGATGGTAAAGTCATGTAG
- a CDS encoding DUF4386 domain-containing protein, translated as MSNVVTETSARRKAALTAGTTLFIMAFAAFFSYGYVLSELVVPHDAATTLHNIQSSKMLFKAGIFGWVLILICDVLVAWGFYFFLKPVHQPLSLLGAWFRLIYSAILGVAILCLILVLMVTVHPEVLISFNIEQIQGYVLLLLNTFDYVWSIGLIIFGGHLLIIGYLTYQSRNIPKVISVLLIIASIGYITIHFGYTFLSEANDVITLFEYIFSIPMILGEIGFGLWLLAKGGKHG; from the coding sequence ATGTCTAACGTTGTAACAGAAACATCTGCTCGGCGAAAAGCTGCTTTAACAGCGGGAACTACACTATTCATCATGGCATTTGCTGCCTTTTTTTCATATGGTTATGTGCTTAGTGAATTAGTTGTTCCTCATGATGCTGCTACCACACTTCATAACATCCAATCATCTAAAATGCTCTTTAAAGCTGGAATTTTCGGATGGGTTTTGATTCTTATTTGTGACGTTTTAGTCGCTTGGGGCTTTTATTTCTTTCTAAAGCCAGTCCATCAACCCCTTTCATTGCTTGGAGCTTGGTTTCGCCTCATTTATTCAGCAATATTAGGAGTAGCTATCCTGTGTTTAATTTTGGTTTTGATGGTTACAGTTCATCCAGAAGTTCTAATTTCTTTTAATATTGAACAAATTCAAGGATATGTATTGCTGTTATTGAATACGTTTGATTATGTTTGGTCAATTGGGTTAATCATCTTTGGAGGACATTTATTGATTATCGGGTATTTAACTTATCAATCAAGAAATATTCCTAAGGTGATAAGTGTCCTACTAATCATTGCTTCAATAGGATACATAACCATTCATTTTGGATACACTTTTCTTTCTGAAGCTAACGATGTCATTACTTTATTTGAGTATATTTTTAGTATCCCAATGATTCTTGGTGAAATAGGATTTGGTCTTTGGTTACTCGCAAAAGGTGGGAAGCATGGCTAA